From one Acidobacteriota bacterium genomic stretch:
- a CDS encoding HDIG domain-containing protein, producing MNRRDLQELASPVTKVRKALTKHFRRYWDKFTPGQRFWVGFALLCLITTALINNPLWRTTAEQYKEGDIARESIVSPADISVTDNDETERLREAARTTVQPIFRYESNKPDQAVQRFLSSWEKLQRHNDGPANTNAKQSNSDSKNESHWTGSGGPEVGKVLASRNFSRNEIDTVQSAIRESSQGYIYDDSEAQFFETEVALMDRSKPNIEQKISMPESNWTALSSARNKLKERLTAIRSFSPKEVDAFYRGTELFVEPSVAYDSVATANAREAAANSVIPINISLKRSQKIADEGDIVTPEVLSKINAVRSYSQSSRQLNRFLGLLVIISALYWVAWKFIQHNQVGMRLTLSEEKTFALFGFIILVQTALMAIFFKLADFTALQNLKAPLNDAMLWSFAIPFATGSLLMTLLADRRTALFTGLILALIAGLLAPRPLEFVLFAAIASAVAVYGIGRYRSRQSVTIAGVLVGLASAGAGVALIGYTQQPFILNTVALSIACGLVNGLITAAVTAVLLPLCESVFGILTDVKLLELSNADLPVLGQLALRAPGTNQHSHAVGQLSEEACRVVGGNGLLARIGALYHDIGKTAAPEHFVENQLGKNPHDKLRPAQSAKIIISHVTYGVKLAKEMRLPQRIIDFIPQHHGTRTLHYFLRKAQAEAHDENEVSESEFRYPGPKPQFKEAAIMMIADSCEAGARSLEEPNPENIRFIVTKIIDAILADDQLDECDLTLRELTQIRESMIKSLVAIYHSRVDYPGYTPPSSLQRILIPKELLDTEERGMRFANPADIPISKGGEIEDEAIDRSVQPDSIERVN from the coding sequence ATGAACCGACGAGACCTTCAGGAATTGGCATCGCCCGTAACGAAAGTCCGAAAGGCGCTCACGAAGCACTTCCGGCGTTACTGGGACAAGTTCACGCCCGGGCAGCGCTTCTGGGTCGGATTCGCACTCCTGTGTCTGATCACGACGGCACTCATCAACAATCCTCTCTGGCGCACGACCGCCGAGCAATACAAGGAAGGCGACATTGCCCGCGAGAGCATCGTTTCTCCGGCCGATATTTCGGTCACCGACAACGATGAGACCGAACGGCTTCGGGAAGCGGCGCGCACGACCGTCCAGCCGATCTTCCGATACGAATCGAATAAACCGGACCAGGCCGTTCAAAGATTCCTTTCGTCTTGGGAGAAGCTGCAGCGCCACAACGACGGCCCTGCGAACACAAACGCCAAGCAGTCGAATTCGGATTCGAAGAACGAATCGCACTGGACCGGTTCGGGCGGACCGGAAGTCGGCAAGGTGCTCGCCTCAAGGAATTTCAGCCGCAACGAGATCGATACGGTTCAGAGCGCGATACGTGAAAGCAGTCAGGGCTACATCTATGACGATTCCGAGGCGCAGTTTTTCGAGACAGAGGTCGCGCTGATGGATCGTTCCAAGCCGAACATCGAACAGAAGATCTCGATGCCCGAGAGCAACTGGACCGCGCTTTCGTCCGCCCGAAACAAACTAAAGGAACGATTGACGGCGATCCGCAGCTTTTCGCCGAAAGAGGTCGACGCCTTCTATCGCGGAACTGAGCTGTTTGTCGAACCGAGCGTTGCGTACGACAGCGTCGCGACCGCGAACGCGCGCGAGGCGGCGGCCAATTCGGTGATTCCGATCAATATCTCGCTCAAACGCAGTCAGAAGATCGCCGACGAAGGCGACATCGTCACGCCTGAGGTTCTTTCGAAGATCAATGCCGTCAGAAGCTACAGCCAGTCGAGCCGGCAGCTTAATCGCTTTCTCGGACTCCTGGTTATTATTTCCGCGCTTTACTGGGTCGCCTGGAAGTTCATCCAACACAACCAGGTCGGGATGCGGCTGACGCTTTCGGAAGAAAAGACGTTCGCGCTTTTCGGCTTCATCATTCTCGTTCAAACGGCGCTGATGGCGATATTCTTCAAGCTGGCGGATTTTACTGCGCTCCAGAACCTGAAGGCCCCGCTCAACGACGCGATGCTTTGGTCGTTCGCGATTCCGTTTGCGACGGGCAGCCTTTTGATGACGCTTCTCGCCGACCGTCGCACGGCGCTTTTTACCGGACTTATCCTGGCGCTGATCGCCGGACTGCTTGCCCCGCGCCCGCTCGAGTTCGTCCTGTTCGCGGCAATCGCTTCGGCGGTCGCGGTTTACGGCATCGGCCGCTACCGTTCGCGCCAGTCGGTTACGATTGCCGGCGTGCTCGTCGGTCTTGCGAGCGCCGGCGCCGGGGTCGCTTTGATCGGTTATACGCAACAGCCGTTCATTCTGAACACCGTAGCGTTGTCGATCGCCTGCGGACTCGTCAACGGATTGATCACGGCGGCGGTGACGGCGGTCTTGCTGCCGCTTTGCGAATCGGTCTTCGGGATCCTGACGGACGTTAAGCTGCTCGAACTTTCGAACGCCGATCTGCCTGTTCTCGGACAGCTCGCCCTGCGGGCGCCCGGAACCAATCAGCATTCGCACGCGGTCGGCCAACTTTCGGAAGAGGCGTGCCGCGTCGTGGGCGGAAACGGACTCCTGGCCCGCATCGGCGCGCTATATCACGATATCGGAAAAACAGCGGCTCCTGAGCACTTCGTCGAAAACCAGCTCGGCAAGAATCCGCACGACAAACTGCGTCCCGCACAGAGCGCTAAGATCATCATTAGCCACGTCACATACGGCGTGAAGCTCGCAAAAGAGATGCGGCTGCCGCAGCGGATCATCGATTTCATTCCGCAGCATCACGGCACGCGAACGCTCCATTATTTTCTGCGAAAGGCACAGGCCGAAGCGCACGACGAGAACGAGGTCTCGGAAAGCGAGTTTCGCTATCCGGGTCCGAAACCGCAGTTCAAGGAAGCGGCGATAATGATGATCGCCGATAGCTGCGAAGCGGGCGCGCGTTCGCTCGAGGAGCCGAATCCCGAGAACATTCGTTTCATCGTCACCAAGATCATCGATGCGATCCTGGCTGACGATCAGCTTGACGAATGCGATCTGACATTGCGAGAACTGACACAGATTCGCGAATCGATGATCAAATCGCTCGTTGCCATCTATCATTCGCGCGTCGATTATCCAGGCTACACTCCGCCCTCGTCATTACAGAGGATTTTGATTCCAAAGGAGTTGCTGGATACGGAAGAGCGCGGAATGCGTTTTGCGAATCCGGCTGACATCCCGATCAGCAAAGGCGGCGAGATCGAGGACGAGGCGATCGACCGGTCGGTCCAGCCGGATTCAATTGAGAGAGTCAATTGA
- a CDS encoding pentapeptide repeat-containing protein, translated as MPDSRFRDSRIPDSRFQDSRFQDSRFQDSRFQDSRFQDSRFQDSRFQDSRFQDSIFQDSRFQIPGFQDSRIPDSRIPGFKIPDSRIPDTRIQDSRFQIPGGAHVSRD; from the coding sequence ATTCCAGATTCCAGATTCCGAGATTCCAGGATTCCAGATTCCAGATTCCAGGATTCCAGATTCCAGGATTCCAGATTCCAGGATTCCAGATTCCAGGATTCCAGATTCCAGGATTCCAGATTCCAGGATTCCAGATTCCAGGATTCCAGATTCCAGGATTCCATATTCCAGGATTCAAGATTCCAAATTCCAGGATTCCAGGATTCCAGGATTCCAGATTCCAGGATTCCAGGATTCAAGATTCCAGATTCCAGGATTCCAGATACCAGGATTCAGGATTCCAGATTCCAGATTCCAGGCGGAGCACATGTCAGCCGCGATTAA
- a CDS encoding phosphotransferase, which translates to MSEVSAVERLKNLFRDRGINGDGVSFAALTPDASTREYFRVGWEGTSAIACVYPQDEAGDAQLAACVDVTGLFLASGLPVARIFESAPDRGIIVHEDFGDTILRDVLETSDAATREDYLDKAIRLIARIQSATQSAFDSNSIASRLTFDFEKLSWELDFFRAHYFESLRRLSLSDLPEAFEQELNDVVNELAGRARVLAHRDFHAANLMLVNGELKIIDHQDARIGSASYDLVSLLLDRVTTAPSADWLAAKRRVLLDERVRLGFENLDETEFADEFRMQTIQRCLKAIGTFSFQSANRGKTHFEQYIDPMFEIVLRAVRNIGRFPTIEEVISKQIGGQR; encoded by the coding sequence ATGTCCGAAGTCTCCGCGGTTGAGCGGCTCAAAAATCTGTTCCGGGATCGAGGGATCAACGGCGACGGAGTTTCCTTCGCCGCGCTTACTCCCGACGCTTCGACACGCGAGTATTTCCGCGTCGGTTGGGAAGGGACCTCCGCGATCGCCTGCGTCTATCCGCAGGACGAGGCAGGCGATGCCCAGCTTGCGGCGTGCGTTGATGTGACGGGACTTTTTCTCGCGTCCGGACTTCCGGTCGCGCGCATTTTCGAATCGGCGCCGGACCGCGGGATCATCGTTCACGAGGATTTCGGCGACACGATTCTTCGCGATGTGCTCGAGACATCGGACGCGGCAACGCGTGAAGATTACCTTGACAAGGCCATCCGCCTGATCGCGCGGATACAGTCGGCTACTCAGAGTGCGTTCGACTCTAATTCGATCGCATCGCGTTTGACGTTCGATTTCGAAAAGCTTTCGTGGGAGCTCGATTTCTTTCGGGCCCACTATTTTGAATCGCTTCGCCGGCTGAGTTTGTCCGATCTGCCAGAGGCCTTCGAGCAAGAGTTGAACGATGTCGTGAACGAACTTGCGGGACGCGCCCGGGTCCTGGCCCACAGGGATTTCCACGCCGCCAACCTGATGCTTGTCAACGGGGAACTGAAGATCATCGATCATCAGGATGCGCGGATCGGGTCGGCTAGCTACGACCTCGTCTCGCTTTTGCTGGATCGCGTGACGACGGCGCCGTCAGCGGATTGGCTCGCGGCGAAGCGGCGGGTGCTGCTTGACGAACGCGTTCGGCTCGGATTCGAGAATCTTGATGAAACGGAATTTGCCGACGAGTTTCGGATGCAGACGATCCAACGATGCCTGAAGGCTATCGGGACGTTCTCATTTCAGTCGGCGAATCGCGGAAAGACGCATTTCGAACAGTACATCGACCCGATGTTTGAGATTGTTCTTCGCGCGGTTCGAAACATCGGCCGCTTTCCGACGATCGAAGAGGTCATTTCCAAACAGATCGGCGGACAACGATGA
- a CDS encoding NDP-sugar synthase: MKAMILAAGFGTRLFPLTIDRTKPAIPFLGKPLVGYVAEYVARFGFKDVVVNLHHQPESVMRALGDGSDFGVNIHYTEEIPDILGTAGALDNARHLLEDDTFVIVNGKIITDIDIAEAVDAHKRSGAIATMVLKPNIKREKFTEVYTKDGFLKGFGDYAQSLSAGEIKDTTRDLTAPLMFTGIHILEPRVFDYIPRGVYSDIVPTFYNPALRKGEKIGVHITNANWFELSTIPRYLDVSLEMMNGTSVLAGEHCMVSGRAVVKDSIMWDNVQIGDDAHIYRCIIADDVTILPGEHFENAAIVRADMVRNCDEVPEKALKGYIQGENYVVPLIEYI, from the coding sequence ATGAAAGCGATGATCCTGGCCGCCGGTTTTGGTACGCGGCTTTTTCCATTGACCATTGACCGCACGAAGCCCGCAATTCCGTTCTTGGGAAAGCCGCTCGTCGGTTATGTTGCCGAATACGTTGCGCGCTTCGGTTTTAAGGATGTCGTCGTGAATCTTCATCACCAGCCCGAATCGGTTATGCGCGCACTCGGCGACGGCTCGGATTTTGGCGTCAACATTCATTACACGGAAGAGATCCCGGACATCCTCGGCACTGCGGGAGCGCTCGACAATGCTCGTCACCTGCTCGAAGACGATACCTTCGTGATCGTCAACGGGAAGATCATCACCGACATCGATATCGCCGAGGCGGTCGATGCGCACAAGAGGTCGGGCGCGATCGCGACGATGGTCCTCAAGCCGAACATCAAGCGCGAGAAGTTCACAGAGGTTTACACAAAAGACGGTTTCTTGAAAGGTTTTGGCGACTACGCCCAGTCGCTTTCGGCGGGCGAGATCAAGGATACGACGCGTGACCTGACCGCGCCGTTGATGTTTACAGGGATACATATTCTTGAGCCGCGGGTCTTCGATTACATACCGCGCGGAGTCTATTCCGACATCGTCCCGACGTTCTATAATCCGGCGTTGAGAAAGGGTGAAAAGATTGGCGTTCACATCACTAACGCCAACTGGTTTGAACTCTCGACCATTCCGCGCTACCTCGATGTCTCGCTCGAGATGATGAACGGCACAAGCGTCCTTGCGGGCGAGCACTGTATGGTTTCTGGCCGCGCGGTTGTCAAGGATTCGATTATGTGGGACAACGTCCAGATCGGCGATGACGCGCATATCTACCGCTGCATCATCGCCGACGACGTGACGATCCTGCCGGGCGAGCATTTCGAGAACGCGGCGATAGTCCGCGCCGATATGGTCCGCAATTGCGACGAAGTCCCCGAAAAAGCCCTCAAAGGATATATTCAGGGCGAAAATTACGTCGTTCCGCTGATCGAATACATTTAG
- a CDS encoding uroporphyrinogen-III synthase — MDEATSRKSYAIFGGLQSAELRETILSSGGSVIEIPVPKIIWNDDPVDNQNLARFEWIVIGDAFAAEWFIRHFGSAEDLDSARFCSLGESTAEALRLAQIHSDVIPSRTDPKSSVEALLQYETDLSGINVLVVASFEYAERLSDELIATGAVVSRFDAYRAEFESKSEIARVRSLFIGGAIDEFYFLDPTEITFLALLIDLDTSSEIRGEVRVVTANPAVYRSAVEAGLGARIRSKR, encoded by the coding sequence ATGGACGAAGCAACAAGCCGAAAAAGCTACGCGATATTTGGCGGTCTACAATCCGCTGAATTGCGCGAGACGATTCTAAGTTCGGGAGGCAGCGTCATCGAGATACCGGTGCCGAAAATCATTTGGAACGACGATCCGGTTGATAATCAGAATCTCGCGCGCTTCGAATGGATCGTTATCGGCGACGCCTTCGCGGCAGAGTGGTTCATCAGACACTTTGGCTCGGCCGAGGACCTCGATTCGGCACGGTTCTGCTCGCTCGGCGAATCGACGGCCGAAGCCTTGCGGCTCGCGCAGATCCACTCCGACGTGATCCCGTCGAGAACTGATCCCAAATCGAGCGTCGAAGCGCTCTTGCAGTACGAAACCGATCTTTCCGGCATCAACGTTCTTGTCGTTGCCAGTTTCGAGTATGCGGAACGTTTGAGTGACGAACTGATTGCGACAGGTGCCGTTGTTTCGCGTTTCGATGCGTACCGGGCCGAATTCGAATCGAAATCCGAGATCGCGCGTGTCCGGAGCCTGTTTATCGGTGGCGCGATCGATGAATTCTATTTCCTTGATCCGACCGAGATCACATTCCTCGCCCTTTTGATCGATCTCGATACGAGTTCGGAGATTCGCGGTGAAGTTCGTGTTGTCACGGCAAATCCGGCAGTCTATCGCTCCGCGGTCGAAGCCGGGTTGGGTGCCCGAATCCGTTCCAAACGCTAA
- a CDS encoding VCBS repeat-containing protein, producing the protein MNRGLFLRSIAVLFAVACMLCFTALKTVAADFPADAGSLGAIPDYPVNASGCHVSGWVDKNVTFNVSGITGAPTNVEIKNLTFSPAHTWGGDVTATLIAPGGTSSVVFGRVGATTATAAGTSSDLAGPYGFRNPADPNIWSVSATNPLPANTYTPVVSGGAGVTSPAPTVNLDAAFAGVANPNGTWTLRLRDGCDGDTGSVSAVTLTVDGAAVTANGSNDVTGDGKSDFIVVRADGPPLAEFMGANDIAGKDKVGNMQRRAESLIPQAGIGWWTANGATSAPIGRFDLGQDTDFFVTGDYDNDGKDDLTVWSPGAAGVAAFRILKSSTNTVSTRLFGQTGDDPTMGGDFNGDGKADLSVYRDGTAGSPQSFFYWADETTPTSVNYIVWGTDGDVAFALDYDGDNKSDVAVQRNVGGGSASFWIRQSSDGATVLIANYGLSSDFVVPGDYDGDGRDDICVSRNANFGMGTFKYFWIRESDGGGNPQSPFQWGISGDFITPGDYDGDGKTDIAIWRSNVDPTLNFFYVRRSSDGLLQQMEWGQSGDYPVNNWDVH; encoded by the coding sequence ATGAATAGAGGTTTATTTTTGCGTTCAATTGCGGTTCTGTTTGCCGTGGCATGTATGCTTTGCTTCACTGCATTGAAGACGGTTGCGGCTGACTTTCCGGCCGACGCCGGTTCACTTGGTGCGATCCCCGACTATCCGGTTAACGCTTCCGGATGCCATGTTTCGGGCTGGGTCGACAAAAACGTGACATTTAACGTTTCCGGCATCACCGGTGCCCCGACCAATGTCGAGATCAAAAACTTGACTTTTTCGCCGGCGCATACTTGGGGCGGCGATGTTACCGCGACCTTGATCGCTCCCGGCGGGACATCTTCGGTTGTTTTCGGGCGTGTCGGCGCAACCACCGCTACTGCGGCAGGAACATCGTCGGATCTTGCCGGCCCGTACGGTTTTCGAAATCCCGCAGACCCGAATATATGGTCAGTGTCGGCGACCAATCCGCTTCCGGCAAATACGTACACGCCAGTGGTTTCAGGTGGAGCGGGCGTCACGAGTCCGGCACCGACGGTCAATTTGGATGCCGCGTTTGCGGGTGTCGCCAATCCGAACGGCACGTGGACGCTTCGTCTCCGGGATGGCTGCGATGGTGACACGGGTTCCGTTTCGGCTGTTACGCTGACCGTTGACGGCGCAGCGGTTACGGCGAACGGTTCGAACGATGTTACCGGCGACGGCAAAAGCGACTTTATCGTTGTCCGGGCGGACGGACCACCGTTGGCTGAATTCATGGGCGCCAATGACATTGCCGGAAAGGACAAGGTCGGCAATATGCAGCGCCGGGCCGAAAGCCTGATCCCGCAGGCCGGAATCGGATGGTGGACGGCCAACGGGGCGACAAGTGCGCCGATCGGTCGTTTCGATCTTGGTCAGGATACCGACTTTTTCGTGACGGGCGACTATGACAACGACGGCAAAGATGACTTGACCGTTTGGTCGCCCGGTGCAGCAGGCGTCGCGGCGTTCCGGATCCTGAAATCTTCGACGAACACCGTCTCAACCAGGCTGTTTGGTCAGACTGGTGACGATCCGACGATGGGCGGCGATTTTAACGGCGACGGCAAAGCCGATCTCTCGGTATATCGCGACGGCACTGCCGGTTCGCCCCAGAGCTTTTTCTACTGGGCTGACGAAACGACGCCGACCAGCGTAAATTACATCGTTTGGGGAACCGACGGCGACGTCGCGTTTGCTCTTGATTACGATGGCGACAACAAATCGGATGTCGCGGTTCAGCGAAACGTCGGCGGTGGTTCAGCTTCGTTCTGGATTCGTCAATCAAGCGATGGCGCAACGGTATTGATCGCCAATTATGGCCTGTCTTCTGACTTCGTCGTTCCGGGAGATTACGACGGCGACGGCCGTGACGACATTTGCGTTTCACGTAACGCGAATTTTGGCATGGGCACGTTCAAGTACTTCTGGATTCGGGAATCCGATGGTGGCGGCAACCCGCAGAGCCCGTTCCAATGGGGCATTTCGGGCGACTTTATCACGCCGGGAGATTATGATGGAGACGGAAAGACCGACATCGCCATTTGGCGTTCAAATGTCGATCCGACTCTGAATTTCTTCTATGTGCGTCGGTCGAGCGACGGCTTGCTTCAGCAAATGGAGTGGGGACAGAGTGGCGATTACCCGGTCAATAACTGGGATGTCCATTAA
- a CDS encoding peptidase, with amino-acid sequence MNPASDNSSVILFFIDGIGIGRRGADNPFDAADGLEPLAHFEGETDRAAYGGVMVPTDPRLGVEGRPQSASGQTTILTGVNAPKLLGYHKQGFPNEQLREVIKENSIFKRLKSAGIADVVFANAYTPRFFTERPRWKSATTVAVESAEMQFRRLPDLVGGHAIFHDFSNRSLIESGFDVPQFSAADAAAILARLSKTHRFTLYEHFITDKIGHDQDFERARVHLPELAEFVRETLRLIDRENTTFILTSDHGNIEDLSVRNHTLNDVPTIIWGRKRDEVARRISDLSDIAPAIFKLLNE; translated from the coding sequence ATGAATCCGGCGAGTGATAACAGTTCGGTAATTTTGTTTTTCATCGACGGCATCGGCATCGGCCGTCGCGGTGCCGATAATCCGTTCGACGCGGCCGACGGTCTCGAACCGCTGGCGCATTTCGAGGGCGAAACGGATCGGGCCGCATACGGCGGCGTTATGGTTCCGACCGATCCGCGGCTCGGGGTCGAGGGTCGGCCGCAGTCGGCATCAGGCCAGACGACAATACTGACGGGCGTTAACGCGCCGAAATTGCTTGGTTATCATAAGCAGGGCTTTCCCAATGAACAACTGCGCGAGGTCATCAAAGAGAATTCGATCTTCAAACGTCTGAAATCGGCTGGAATTGCGGACGTCGTTTTCGCCAACGCATACACGCCGCGCTTCTTCACGGAGCGGCCGCGATGGAAATCGGCGACGACCGTTGCGGTCGAAAGCGCCGAGATGCAGTTCAGGCGTTTGCCGGATCTCGTCGGCGGTCATGCCATTTTCCATGATTTCTCCAATCGCTCGCTGATCGAGAGCGGTTTCGACGTTCCGCAGTTCTCAGCGGCCGATGCCGCCGCGATTCTCGCACGGTTGAGCAAAACGCACCGGTTCACACTATACGAGCATTTCATAACCGATAAGATCGGCCATGACCAGGATTTCGAGCGCGCACGAGTCCATTTGCCCGAACTCGCCGAATTCGTACGCGAGACGCTGCGGCTCATCGACCGTGAAAACACCACGTTCATCTTGACAAGCGACCACGGGAACATAGAAGATTTGTCCGTTCGAAACCATACGCTGAACGACGTTCCGACAATAATCTGGGGTCGGAAGCGCGACGAGGTCGCACGTCGCATCAGCGATCTGTCCGACATTGCGCCCGCGATCTTCAAACTTCTAAACGAATGA
- a CDS encoding MFS transporter, whose protein sequence is MNNQETYGKNDRKEIFGWMLYDWANSAFFTAVIGVLIGPYVLNLAQKAVGEDGVVFSFGFFDVTAKGFFAFCTALSTLSLVVFLPLLGAIADYTHLKKRMMSVFCYLGVVSGGLLFFVDESYLWCGALIVVSNMAFAAANVFYNAFLIDVTTEDRRDKISSYGYGLGYIGGVVMLIISIALIQNAEGMGISKGLAARISFLVSALWWGGFGAISFSLLRTRDADKQIPDGKSLVTVGFSEIWQTLKELKRLRYTMLFLIAYLFYNDGIQTVILQSSVFMSYELFTSKGLEVDNSFLLSIFLIAQISAFAGAIGFERIARVIGAKSTILVSLGIWCAIVIYAYGFFETKTQAYFIGGMIGMVLGSAQALSRSLYSQMIPVGRESSFFGLYEISEKGTSWMGQIMFAIIVSATGSFRHAILGLIVFFIVGSVILFFTNTKQAIHEAGNLTPEEAEKELSVQPNAA, encoded by the coding sequence ATGAACAATCAAGAGACATACGGCAAGAACGACCGGAAAGAAATTTTCGGATGGATGCTCTACGACTGGGCAAACTCGGCCTTCTTTACGGCGGTTATCGGCGTACTCATCGGACCGTACGTACTCAATCTGGCGCAGAAGGCCGTCGGCGAGGACGGCGTGGTCTTCAGTTTCGGATTTTTCGACGTTACCGCCAAGGGCTTCTTCGCCTTCTGCACCGCGCTCTCGACGCTGTCGCTCGTCGTTTTTCTGCCGCTTCTCGGCGCAATCGCCGACTATACGCACCTCAAGAAGCGGATGATGTCCGTTTTCTGTTATCTTGGCGTCGTTTCGGGCGGACTGTTGTTCTTTGTAGACGAGTCCTATTTGTGGTGCGGCGCGTTGATCGTCGTTTCGAATATGGCGTTTGCCGCGGCGAACGTCTTTTACAACGCCTTTCTGATCGACGTCACGACCGAAGACCGCCGTGACAAGATCTCAAGTTACGGCTACGGACTCGGATACATCGGTGGCGTCGTGATGCTGATAATCAGCATCGCGCTGATCCAAAACGCGGAGGGAATGGGAATTTCGAAGGGGCTTGCGGCGCGGATCTCGTTTCTCGTCTCGGCGCTCTGGTGGGGCGGATTCGGCGCGATCAGCTTTTCGCTTCTTCGGACGCGCGACGCCGACAAACAGATTCCCGACGGCAAATCTTTGGTCACGGTCGGTTTCAGCGAGATCTGGCAGACGCTCAAGGAATTGAAACGCCTGCGTTACACGATGTTGTTTCTTATCGCGTATCTCTTTTACAACGACGGCATCCAAACGGTCATTCTTCAGTCGTCCGTTTTTATGTCGTACGAACTGTTCACCTCAAAGGGACTCGAGGTCGACAACTCGTTCCTGCTTTCGATCTTCCTCATAGCCCAGATTTCGGCGTTCGCGGGAGCGATCGGCTTCGAACGGATCGCCCGCGTCATCGGTGCGAAATCGACGATTCTGGTTTCGCTCGGCATCTGGTGCGCGATCGTGATCTATGCCTACGGGTTCTTCGAAACAAAGACGCAGGCTTACTTTATCGGAGGGATGATCGGAATGGTTCTCGGGAGCGCGCAGGCGCTGTCGCGATCGCTCTATTCGCAGATGATACCGGTTGGCCGCGAATCATCGTTCTTCGGGCTTTACGAGATCTCCGAAAAGGGCACATCCTGGATGGGACAGATAATGTTCGCGATCATTGTCAGCGCAACGGGTTCGTTCCGCCACGCGATTCTCGGTCTCATCGTTTTCTTCATCGTCGGCAGCGTCATTTTGTTTTTCACGAACACGAAGCAGGCGATTCACGAGGCGGGCAACCTGACCCCGGAAGAGGCCGAAAAGGAACTGAGCGTACAACCGAACGCCGCCTGA
- a CDS encoding LOG family protein codes for MILDSKDKIVTIFGGSKCAEDSEEYREAKLLGGMLAEAGFTICTGGYLGVMEAASRGAREKGGRVFGIVMNQFKSEPNRYLTDKVATDHFYDRLQNLITRSVGFVAFRGGMGTVTEISLVWNKLQTRVLEKRPLVLIGDCWTDVVATWQKSLVVSDSDVALLDFAPDAASACRILIEKCGQR; via the coding sequence GTGATACTAGACTCAAAAGACAAAATCGTAACTATCTTCGGCGGCTCGAAATGCGCAGAGGATTCCGAAGAATACCGTGAGGCCAAGCTTCTCGGCGGAATGCTCGCCGAGGCCGGGTTCACCATCTGCACCGGCGGCTATCTCGGCGTGATGGAAGCCGCTTCGCGCGGCGCACGCGAGAAAGGCGGTCGCGTTTTCGGGATCGTGATGAACCAATTCAAGTCGGAACCTAATCGTTATCTGACGGACAAGGTCGCAACCGACCATTTTTACGATCGCCTTCAAAACCTGATCACGCGTTCGGTCGGATTCGTCGCGTTTCGCGGCGGGATGGGAACGGTCACCGAGATCTCTTTGGTTTGGAACAAACTGCAGACACGCGTTCTCGAAAAAAGGCCGCTCGTGCTGATCGGAGACTGCTGGACCGACGTCGTTGCCACCTGGCAAAAGAGCCTTGTCGTCAGCGATTCGGACGTTGCCCTGCTCGACTTCGCTCCCGATGCCGCCTCCGCTTGCCGGATACTGATCGAAAAGTGCGGTCAACGCTGA